One Sediminibacillus dalangtanensis genomic region harbors:
- a CDS encoding RluA family pseudouridine synthase, translating to MDIPIIYEDNHLLCIEKPVNIPVQEDQSKDKDLLSLLKEDIKYRYQKPGNVYLGLVHRLDRPVGGAMVFAKTSKAASRLSDMMRRKSIDKSYLAVVRGKMPEKHNVLEDYLVKDTRKNQVYTASPNHEKAKKAVLEYDVISEKKGLSLLSIKLHTGRPHQIRVQLSSRNRPLYGDQKYGEDVNQPGQQIALWSQSLAFNHPTKKEEMKATSLPPNTYPWNLWKELAQ from the coding sequence ATGGATATACCAATAATTTACGAGGACAACCATCTGCTTTGTATCGAAAAGCCAGTTAATATTCCAGTACAAGAGGACCAATCGAAAGACAAAGATTTACTCTCGCTTCTAAAAGAAGATATAAAATATCGATACCAAAAGCCAGGCAACGTGTACCTTGGGCTCGTTCACCGCTTGGATCGACCTGTCGGTGGGGCGATGGTGTTTGCCAAGACTTCAAAAGCGGCCTCGCGTTTGTCTGATATGATGCGGCGGAAATCGATTGATAAAAGCTATTTGGCAGTAGTGCGGGGAAAAATGCCGGAAAAACACAATGTACTAGAGGATTACTTGGTAAAAGACACACGTAAAAACCAAGTATATACCGCTTCCCCGAATCATGAAAAAGCCAAAAAAGCAGTATTGGAATATGACGTCATCAGTGAAAAGAAAGGATTGTCCCTCCTTTCGATAAAACTGCACACGGGCAGACCACACCAAATACGTGTACAGCTTTCCTCTCGAAATCGTCCACTCTATGGGGACCAAAAGTATGGGGAGGACGTTAATCAACCAGGCCAGCAAATCGCCTTATGGTCTCAATCACTTGCGTTCAACCATCCCACTAAAAAAGAAGAAATGAAGGCGACATCCTTGCCGCCAAACACCTATCCTTGGAACCTATGGAAAGAACTTGCGCAATAA
- the gap gene encoding type I glyceraldehyde-3-phosphate dehydrogenase — MAVKVGINGFGRIGRNVFRQALKNDEVEVVAVNDLTDANMLAHLLKYDSVHGILEEEVSVNGDNLVVAGKEIIVKSERDPANLGWGDLGVEVVIESTGIFTNRDDAKKHLDAGAKKVVISAPAKNEDLTLVMGVNEDKYDAASHHVISNASCTTNSLAPAAKVLHEKFGIKRGLMTTVHSYTNDQQILDLPHKDYRRARAAAQNIIPTTTGAAKAVAKVLPELEGKLNGMAMRVPTPDGSIVDLVVELDQNVTADDVNAALREAAEGDLKGILEYSELPLVSSDIVGNTHSSIADGLSTMVLEDNMVKVVTWYDNEMGYSTRCVDLAVFLKKQGL; from the coding sequence ATGGCAGTAAAAGTAGGTATTAATGGTTTTGGCCGTATCGGTCGTAACGTTTTCCGTCAAGCATTGAAAAATGACGAAGTAGAGGTAGTGGCAGTAAACGACCTTACAGATGCAAACATGCTTGCACATCTTTTGAAATATGACTCTGTACACGGAATCCTGGAAGAAGAGGTTTCTGTAAACGGTGATAATCTTGTTGTAGCAGGTAAAGAAATCATCGTTAAGTCTGAACGCGATCCAGCTAACCTTGGTTGGGGAGATTTGGGCGTAGAAGTAGTAATCGAATCAACTGGTATTTTCACAAACCGTGACGATGCGAAAAAACATCTAGACGCTGGTGCTAAAAAAGTAGTTATCTCTGCACCTGCTAAAAACGAAGACCTTACATTGGTTATGGGTGTTAACGAAGACAAGTACGATGCAGCCAGCCATCATGTCATTTCTAACGCGTCTTGTACAACAAACTCTTTGGCTCCTGCAGCTAAAGTACTTCACGAAAAATTCGGCATCAAGCGCGGTTTGATGACAACTGTTCACTCTTATACAAATGACCAGCAAATCCTTGATTTGCCGCATAAAGACTACCGTCGTGCACGTGCTGCTGCACAAAACATCATTCCTACCACTACTGGTGCAGCAAAAGCTGTAGCGAAAGTGCTTCCTGAACTGGAAGGCAAATTGAATGGTATGGCTATGCGTGTTCCAACTCCAGACGGTTCCATTGTGGACTTGGTTGTAGAATTGGATCAAAACGTAACAGCTGACGATGTAAATGCTGCACTTCGCGAAGCTGCAGAAGGCGACTTGAAAGGCATCTTGGAATACAGTGAACTGCCGCTTGTTTCTTCTGACATCGTAGGTAACACCCATTCTTCTATTGCGGATGGCCTGTCTACAATGGTGCTTGAAGATAACATGGTGAAAGTCGTTACTTGGTACGACAACGAAATGGGATACTCTACACGTTGTGTAGACTTGGCTGTTTTCCTTAAGAAACAAGGCCTTTAA
- a CDS encoding alpha/beta fold hydrolase produces MDRKIGEYYIDGFTIEYSIVGQGQPVLVFHGGHSNCQEEFGYEALVENGFSAITPSRAGYGATSPEIGSSLSTACYYYAKLLDHLDIENAHIVAISAGGPTGIHFAAHFPGHTRSLVLQSAVTKQWLTPKDIEYKAANVLFHPKTEKYTWKLLSSFSNTFPNFMFKQMLPSFSKLSYKEAKDKMGENDVEAIRKMNNRQRSGYGFEIDLQQINELSVRDLHAVSCPTLIMHSKHDRSVSLDHAYFAKENIPRAELQLLDAWGHLIWLGESGGETDRILIAFLKRGRVC; encoded by the coding sequence ATGGATAGAAAAATTGGAGAGTACTATATAGATGGATTCACGATAGAATACTCGATTGTCGGCCAGGGTCAACCGGTGCTCGTTTTCCATGGCGGTCATTCCAACTGCCAGGAAGAATTCGGTTACGAAGCGTTGGTCGAAAATGGTTTCTCCGCGATCACACCTTCCCGAGCAGGATATGGAGCAACTTCTCCAGAAATCGGCAGCAGCTTATCAACTGCATGCTATTACTATGCAAAACTATTAGACCATTTGGATATTGAAAACGCGCATATCGTTGCCATATCCGCCGGCGGTCCCACCGGGATTCACTTTGCCGCACATTTTCCCGGGCACACCCGCTCCCTCGTCCTGCAATCTGCCGTTACGAAGCAATGGCTGACGCCCAAGGATATCGAATACAAAGCGGCGAACGTGTTATTCCATCCGAAAACCGAAAAATACACGTGGAAACTATTATCTTCCTTCAGTAATACTTTTCCGAACTTTATGTTCAAGCAAATGCTCCCTTCCTTCAGCAAGCTATCATACAAGGAAGCCAAAGATAAAATGGGAGAAAACGATGTGGAAGCTATCCGAAAAATGAATAACAGACAGCGGTCAGGCTATGGTTTCGAAATAGACTTACAACAGATCAACGAGCTGTCGGTTCGGGATTTACATGCTGTCTCCTGCCCTACGTTGATCATGCATAGTAAGCATGATCGTTCGGTGTCTCTGGATCATGCCTATTTCGCTAAAGAAAACATTCCAAGGGCTGAACTGCAGCTTCTCGATGCATGGGGCCATTTGATTTGGCTTGGCGAATCGGGCGGAGAAACAGATAGAATACTAATTGCTTTCTTAAAGCGAGGCAGGGTCTGTTGA
- the eno gene encoding phosphopyruvate hydratase, whose amino-acid sequence MPYITDVYAREVLDSRGNPTVEVEVFTESGAFGSALVPSGASTGEHEAVELRDGDKERYLGKGVLRAVENVNETIAPELIGMDVTRQIIIDQLLMELDGTENKGKLGANAILGVSMAVAHAAADYLGQPLYKYLGGFSAQTLPTPMMNILNGGEHADNNVDIQEFMIMPVGAPTFREALRMGAEIFHSLKGVLKSKGYNTGVGDEGGFAPNLKSNEEAFQTIIEAIEAAGYKPGEQVQLAMDVASSEFYENGKYNLKGEGVVRSSEEMIDWFEEMINKYPIISIEDGLDENDWEGHRLLTERIGDRVQLVGDDLFVTNTVRLKQGIEQGVGNSILIKVNQIGTLTETFQAIEMAKRAGYTAVISHRSGETEDATIADIAVATNAGQIKTGAPSRTDRVAKYNQLLRIEDELVGTGVYGGLDSFYNLNK is encoded by the coding sequence ATGCCTTACATTACAGACGTATATGCACGCGAGGTATTGGATTCCCGCGGCAACCCTACAGTTGAAGTAGAAGTATTCACAGAATCAGGAGCATTCGGCTCCGCATTGGTACCAAGCGGCGCTTCCACTGGTGAACACGAAGCGGTAGAGCTTCGCGACGGTGACAAGGAACGCTATCTAGGAAAAGGCGTCCTGCGCGCAGTCGAAAATGTCAATGAAACAATTGCTCCAGAACTGATCGGCATGGATGTTACCCGTCAAATCATCATCGATCAGCTATTGATGGAACTGGACGGAACAGAAAACAAAGGGAAGCTGGGTGCCAATGCGATTCTTGGCGTTTCCATGGCAGTAGCCCATGCAGCAGCCGATTACCTTGGCCAGCCATTATACAAGTACTTGGGTGGATTCAGTGCACAAACATTGCCGACTCCAATGATGAACATCTTGAATGGCGGTGAGCACGCCGACAATAACGTCGACATCCAAGAATTCATGATCATGCCTGTAGGCGCTCCAACTTTCCGTGAAGCATTGCGCATGGGAGCGGAAATTTTCCATTCCCTTAAAGGAGTATTGAAGTCAAAAGGCTACAATACCGGTGTCGGTGACGAGGGTGGATTTGCTCCGAACTTGAAGTCGAACGAGGAAGCTTTCCAAACGATTATTGAAGCAATCGAAGCAGCTGGCTATAAGCCTGGTGAGCAAGTGCAGCTTGCAATGGACGTTGCTTCTTCTGAGTTCTATGAAAACGGCAAATACAACCTGAAAGGCGAAGGGGTTGTCCGTTCTTCTGAAGAGATGATCGATTGGTTCGAAGAAATGATTAACAAGTACCCAATCATTTCGATCGAAGACGGTTTGGATGAAAACGACTGGGAAGGCCACCGTTTGCTTACAGAGCGTATTGGAGACAGAGTGCAGCTTGTCGGTGACGACTTGTTCGTAACCAACACCGTCCGCTTGAAGCAGGGAATCGAGCAAGGTGTCGGCAACTCGATCTTAATCAAAGTAAACCAAATCGGTACACTGACGGAAACATTCCAGGCTATCGAAATGGCAAAACGTGCAGGCTACACAGCGGTTATCTCCCACCGTTCCGGTGAAACCGAGGATGCGACCATTGCAGATATCGCTGTTGCAACAAATGCCGGCCAAATCAAAACGGGAGCACCTTCCCGTACAGATCGCGTAGCGAAGTATAACCAACTTCTTCGCATTGAAGACGAATTGGTTGGCACTGGCGTTTACGGTGGACTGGATTCTTTCTACAACCTAAACAAATAA
- a CDS encoding phosphoglycerate kinase — protein MDKKTIADLDLKGKKVFCRVDFNVPMSDGEVSDDTRIKAALPTIGKLVEQGAQVILASHLGRPKGEVVEELRLDAVAKRLSDLLGKTVTKTDEVYGSEVDQALSEMKDGDVLLIENVRFHPGEEKNDPELSKAFADMADVYVNDAFGAAHRAHASTAGIAEHLPSAAGLLMEKELNVLGKALSNPERPFTAIIGGAKVKDKIGVIDHLLDKVDNLIIGGGLAYTFIKARGYEIGKSLLEEDKIDLAKQFMKKAEDNGVNFIMPVDVVVGDDFSNDANTQIVDIENIPADWEALDIGPKTREKYSEIVSDSKLVIWNGPMGVFELDIYANGTKAVAKAMAETEGYTVIGGGDSAAAVEKFGYAEQMDHVSTGGGASLEFMEGKVLPGVDALSDK, from the coding sequence ATGGATAAAAAGACAATTGCCGATCTTGATCTAAAAGGGAAAAAGGTCTTTTGCAGAGTGGATTTCAACGTACCGATGAGCGATGGCGAGGTAAGCGATGATACACGAATCAAAGCTGCACTGCCGACAATCGGAAAACTGGTTGAACAGGGTGCACAAGTAATCCTGGCCAGCCACTTGGGCAGACCAAAAGGCGAAGTGGTAGAAGAACTTCGTTTGGATGCCGTTGCAAAACGTTTGAGCGATTTACTCGGCAAAACAGTAACAAAAACAGATGAGGTTTACGGAAGTGAAGTCGATCAAGCATTGTCCGAAATGAAAGATGGCGATGTATTGTTGATTGAGAATGTCCGTTTCCATCCTGGTGAAGAAAAAAATGACCCAGAACTGTCCAAAGCATTTGCAGATATGGCGGATGTTTATGTCAACGATGCATTCGGAGCAGCCCACAGAGCCCATGCATCCACTGCCGGCATTGCAGAGCATTTGCCTTCTGCTGCTGGATTGTTGATGGAGAAAGAATTAAACGTGTTGGGCAAAGCGTTGTCTAATCCTGAACGCCCATTTACCGCGATTATCGGCGGTGCCAAAGTTAAAGATAAAATCGGCGTGATCGATCATTTGCTCGATAAAGTCGATAATCTGATCATTGGCGGCGGACTTGCTTATACCTTCATCAAAGCACGCGGCTATGAAATCGGAAAGTCCCTGCTGGAAGAAGATAAGATTGATTTGGCAAAACAATTCATGAAGAAGGCAGAAGACAACGGCGTGAATTTTATTATGCCAGTCGATGTCGTAGTGGGAGATGACTTCTCCAACGATGCGAATACGCAAATTGTCGATATCGAGAATATCCCTGCTGATTGGGAAGCTTTGGATATCGGTCCTAAAACAAGAGAAAAGTACAGCGAAATTGTTTCAGACTCCAAACTTGTGATTTGGAATGGACCAATGGGTGTATTTGAATTGGATATCTACGCGAATGGCACGAAAGCTGTAGCCAAAGCAATGGCTGAAACAGAAGGCTATACAGTCATTGGTGGAGGAGATTCGGCAGCTGCCGTAGAAAAATTCGGATATGCGGAACAAATGGACCATGTGTCCACTGGCGGCGGAGCTTCCCTGGAATTTATGGAAGGCAAAGTATTGCCAGGCGTCGATGCACTAAGCGATAAATAA
- a CDS encoding iron-siderophore ABC transporter substrate-binding protein, whose product MNTKRKFSLATFFILGLSILFLFGCSADQSSSASKSKNDEDTSANVEKAETETSSANEENTEYPIVIEHAFGETVIESKPERVATIQWANHDVALALGVVPVGFSAANYGVQDGSGMLPWTAEKLEELGAEAPNIFQDTDGLDFEAISDSNPDVILAGYSGITQEDYDILSEIAPVVAYKDGPWLTTWREQVRLDAAGMGMKKEGEQLIKDTESLIKEKASNYPEMKGKKIVFANFSADDLSKIYVYTPEDPRGAFLTELGMEYPESVTDEITDPNSFSLTLSAENADALNDADILIGYGDKSLYQAVKKDPLLGKIPAIERGSVVFIGNNTPLAASGNPNPLSIAYTIDDYLELIGGAIEKLDE is encoded by the coding sequence ATGAATACAAAACGGAAATTTTCACTTGCAACTTTCTTTATTTTGGGTTTGAGCATCCTGTTTTTATTTGGATGTTCAGCAGATCAATCAAGTTCAGCATCTAAATCTAAAAATGACGAGGATACGTCGGCGAATGTAGAAAAAGCGGAAACAGAAACATCTTCTGCAAATGAAGAAAACACAGAATATCCAATTGTGATCGAGCATGCCTTTGGCGAAACGGTCATTGAGAGCAAGCCTGAACGAGTTGCTACCATTCAATGGGCGAATCACGATGTTGCACTTGCCCTTGGAGTAGTACCTGTTGGTTTCTCAGCAGCAAATTACGGGGTCCAGGATGGCAGCGGGATGTTGCCTTGGACAGCTGAAAAACTGGAAGAACTCGGAGCAGAAGCCCCGAATATTTTCCAAGACACAGATGGTCTTGATTTTGAGGCGATTTCCGATTCCAATCCGGATGTCATTTTAGCCGGTTATTCCGGTATTACACAGGAAGACTATGATATCCTCAGTGAAATCGCTCCGGTTGTCGCTTATAAGGACGGTCCTTGGCTGACCACTTGGCGCGAGCAAGTCAGATTGGATGCAGCCGGCATGGGAATGAAAAAAGAGGGGGAACAACTTATCAAAGACACCGAGAGCCTAATCAAGGAAAAAGCAAGCAATTACCCTGAAATGAAAGGAAAAAAAATTGTCTTTGCCAACTTCTCTGCCGATGATTTATCGAAAATTTATGTTTACACACCTGAAGATCCTCGAGGAGCGTTCTTGACCGAGCTGGGAATGGAGTATCCGGAAAGTGTAACGGATGAAATCACGGATCCAAACAGCTTTTCCCTGACGCTAAGCGCCGAGAATGCAGATGCCCTTAACGATGCGGATATTCTGATTGGCTATGGGGATAAAAGCTTATACCAGGCAGTTAAAAAAGATCCCCTGCTCGGAAAGATTCCGGCCATTGAAAGAGGTTCGGTTGTGTTTATTGGAAACAATACACCTCTAGCGGCATCCGGGAATCCAAATCCGCTTTCGATCGCTTATACCATTGATGACTATCTAGAATTAATAGGAGGAGCTATTGAAAAGCTAGATGAATAG
- a CDS encoding sugar-binding transcriptional regulator, producing MRALIDLQKKLFPDVLEVMQRRYKILHYIQLMGPIGRRSLADNIEMGERLVRSEVDFLNSNGFLDITAKGMMLTTEGTNILEQLGEFMKEASGFSVLEQSVKDKLHVDHVIVVPGNSDEVDWVKQEMGKAAIGFLRSILKNNQTIAVTGGTSMAAVAAMMTPLENAKNCMFVPARGGLGERVENQANTICAEMANKANGEYRLLHVPDPLSEESYQSIIGEPSVKEILQLIRQADVVIHGIGDAMTMAERRKASEEVLQRIEAGNAVSEAFGYYFNKTGEVIHKVRTVGLQLEDLFSSQCVVAVAGGTSKAKAIMSYFQQGKSNVLVTDEGAAKELIRE from the coding sequence ATGAGAGCACTAATCGATCTTCAGAAAAAATTATTCCCTGATGTTTTGGAGGTTATGCAGCGCAGGTATAAGATTTTGCACTACATACAATTGATGGGACCGATCGGCCGCAGAAGCTTGGCTGATAATATCGAGATGGGAGAGCGACTGGTCAGGAGTGAAGTCGACTTCTTGAATAGCAACGGCTTTCTCGATATCACAGCAAAGGGCATGATGTTGACCACGGAAGGTACCAACATTCTCGAGCAACTCGGGGAGTTCATGAAGGAAGCGTCCGGGTTTAGTGTTTTAGAACAAAGTGTAAAGGATAAATTACACGTAGACCATGTTATTGTGGTTCCTGGTAATAGTGATGAGGTTGATTGGGTAAAACAAGAAATGGGAAAAGCAGCGATCGGATTTTTGCGGTCGATTCTGAAAAACAATCAAACCATTGCTGTGACAGGTGGAACATCGATGGCTGCAGTCGCCGCGATGATGACTCCTTTGGAAAACGCCAAAAACTGCATGTTTGTACCGGCCCGTGGAGGTTTAGGCGAGCGTGTGGAAAATCAGGCGAATACGATTTGTGCGGAAATGGCGAATAAAGCAAATGGAGAATACAGGTTGCTCCATGTGCCGGACCCGCTGAGCGAAGAGTCGTATCAATCGATTATCGGGGAGCCATCCGTCAAAGAAATTCTTCAATTAATCAGACAGGCAGATGTCGTCATTCATGGCATTGGCGATGCGATGACGATGGCCGAGCGGAGAAAGGCTTCCGAAGAGGTTTTACAGAGAATTGAAGCCGGCAATGCGGTCAGTGAAGCATTCGGCTATTATTTCAACAAAACCGGGGAAGTCATCCACAAAGTAAGGACTGTCGGTCTGCAGCTGGAAGATTTATTCAGTTCTCAGTGTGTCGTCGCTGTTGCCGGAGGTACTTCCAAAGCAAAGGCGATCATGTCTTACTTCCAGCAGGGGAAAAGCAACGTCCTTGTCACAGATGAAGGGGCGGCAAAAGAGTTAATAAGGGAGTAA
- the tpiA gene encoding triose-phosphate isomerase, which yields MRKNVIAGNWKMNKVLSEAEQFVEETKTRIPGEEKAESIVCAPFPFLPGLVEKAKGSDLKVAAQNMHFEDNGAFTGEVSPVMLKDLGVTHVVLGHSERREYFAETDETVNKKAHAAFNHNLTPIICVGETLEQRENNETMNHIESQVKQALSGLTEEQVKASIIAYEPIWAIGTGKTATSEQANEVCAHIRNVVKQFSSEEAGEAIRLQYGGSVKPANVDELLSQSDIDGALVGGASLEADSFVQLAEAGAK from the coding sequence ATGCGTAAGAATGTAATTGCTGGTAACTGGAAAATGAACAAAGTTCTTTCAGAAGCCGAACAATTCGTGGAAGAAACAAAAACTAGAATCCCAGGCGAAGAGAAGGCTGAATCGATCGTTTGCGCCCCATTCCCTTTTCTTCCTGGTTTAGTGGAAAAAGCCAAGGGATCAGACTTGAAAGTAGCCGCACAAAATATGCATTTTGAAGATAACGGTGCTTTCACTGGCGAAGTCAGTCCTGTCATGTTGAAGGATTTGGGCGTGACACATGTGGTATTGGGCCACTCGGAACGCCGGGAATACTTCGCAGAAACAGACGAAACGGTTAACAAAAAAGCCCATGCTGCATTCAATCATAATCTGACTCCAATCATTTGTGTTGGAGAAACGCTTGAACAGCGTGAAAACAACGAAACAATGAACCATATTGAATCACAAGTGAAACAGGCTTTGTCCGGTTTGACAGAGGAGCAAGTCAAAGCGTCAATCATTGCTTACGAGCCAATCTGGGCTATCGGCACAGGTAAAACTGCTACTTCAGAGCAAGCAAATGAAGTGTGCGCCCATATCCGCAACGTTGTAAAACAATTTTCTTCCGAAGAAGCGGGCGAAGCAATCAGACTACAATACGGCGGCAGTGTAAAACCAGCCAATGTTGATGAACTATTGTCCCAGTCTGATATCGATGGCGCACTTGTCGGAGGAGCAAGCCTGGAAGCTGATTCATTTGTTCAATTAGCGGAGGCTGGTGCCAAATGA
- the gpmI gene encoding 2,3-bisphosphoglycerate-independent phosphoglycerate mutase → MKQDKLAALIILDGFGIRDEVKGNAVKQANMPNFDRYFNKYPHTQLNASGEAVGLPEGQMGNSEVGHLNIGAGRVVYQSLTRVNKSIKEGDFFENEALINAVNHAKENNKALHIFGLLSDGGVHSHIEHLFGLLKLASTKGLEQVYVHGILDGRDVGQKSAEQYIRQTEETMEKYGVGEFATISGRYYSMDRDKRWDRVKKSYDAMVYGEGPKYKTPYEVVDDSYENEIYDEFVLPSVIVDDNGQPKGTIKDEDSLIFYNFRPDRAIQISRTFANEDFRDFERGDKYPKNLYFVGLTQFSETVDGFVAYKPVNLDNTVGEVLSQNNLNQLRIAETEKYPHVTFFMSGGREQEFPGEKRILINSPKVATYDLKPEMSAYEVTDALLKELDEGNQNAIILNFANPDMVGHSGMLQPTIDALEAVDECLGKVVDKIIELGGEAIITADHGNSDEVVTLEGKPMTAHTTNPVPVIVTREGIELREGGILGDLSPTLLDLLDVEQPKEMTGQSLIKK, encoded by the coding sequence ATGAAACAAGATAAACTAGCGGCTCTAATCATCCTGGATGGTTTCGGCATCCGGGACGAAGTGAAAGGGAACGCTGTTAAACAGGCAAACATGCCAAACTTCGACCGTTACTTTAATAAGTATCCGCATACGCAGTTGAATGCGTCGGGAGAGGCTGTCGGTCTTCCAGAAGGCCAAATGGGCAACTCCGAGGTCGGCCACTTGAATATCGGCGCCGGCAGGGTTGTCTATCAAAGCCTGACACGGGTCAACAAATCGATCAAAGAAGGCGACTTTTTCGAGAACGAGGCCTTGATAAATGCTGTTAATCATGCCAAAGAAAACAACAAGGCGCTTCATATTTTTGGTTTGCTTTCCGATGGCGGGGTTCACAGCCATATCGAGCACTTGTTCGGTTTACTGAAGCTTGCTTCTACTAAGGGACTTGAGCAAGTGTATGTTCACGGGATTTTGGACGGAAGAGATGTTGGGCAAAAATCTGCCGAGCAGTATATCCGACAAACCGAAGAAACCATGGAAAAATACGGTGTTGGAGAATTTGCGACGATTTCCGGCCGTTATTATTCCATGGATCGTGACAAACGCTGGGACCGCGTGAAAAAATCCTACGACGCCATGGTTTACGGTGAAGGTCCGAAGTATAAAACACCGTACGAGGTAGTGGATGACTCGTATGAAAATGAAATCTATGATGAGTTCGTCCTGCCGTCGGTAATCGTCGATGACAATGGACAACCGAAAGGGACGATAAAAGATGAAGATTCCTTGATCTTTTATAACTTCCGTCCTGACCGCGCCATCCAGATTTCGCGGACCTTTGCCAATGAAGACTTCCGTGATTTCGAACGCGGCGACAAATACCCGAAAAACCTTTATTTCGTAGGACTTACCCAGTTCAGCGAGACGGTCGACGGTTTTGTTGCCTATAAGCCAGTCAACCTTGATAACACAGTAGGGGAAGTATTGTCCCAAAACAACTTGAACCAACTGCGAATAGCGGAAACAGAAAAATATCCGCACGTAACCTTTTTCATGAGCGGCGGAAGAGAACAGGAATTTCCGGGCGAAAAACGGATTCTTATCAATTCTCCTAAAGTCGCTACCTATGATTTGAAACCCGAAATGAGTGCTTACGAAGTAACAGACGCACTATTAAAGGAATTGGATGAGGGCAACCAGAATGCAATCATCCTGAATTTCGCCAACCCGGACATGGTTGGTCATTCCGGTATGCTGCAGCCTACCATCGATGCGTTGGAAGCTGTAGATGAATGCCTTGGAAAAGTTGTCGACAAAATCATCGAGCTTGGCGGCGAGGCTATCATTACCGCCGACCATGGTAACTCGGATGAAGTGGTGACTTTGGAAGGAAAACCAATGACAGCCCACACAACCAATCCTGTACCTGTGATCGTCACAAGAGAAGGGATTGAACTCCGTGAAGGCGGCATTCTAGGTGACTTATCGCCAACATTGTTGGATTTACTCGATGTAGAACAACCAAAAGAAATGACAGGTCAATCATTAATCAAAAAATAA
- a CDS encoding glutaredoxin family protein — MKKVVLYSKRNCPLCEEAKDLLLAYQDQYGYDLKEVDIYHDDELLEKYQLMIPVVEIDGQEADYGQIEWANVSDFLK, encoded by the coding sequence ATGAAAAAAGTGGTTTTATATTCGAAGCGGAATTGCCCTTTATGTGAGGAGGCAAAAGATCTTCTGCTCGCATATCAGGATCAGTACGGTTATGACCTAAAAGAAGTCGATATTTATCACGATGACGAACTCCTGGAGAAATATCAACTGATGATCCCAGTAGTGGAAATCGATGGGCAGGAAGCAGACTACGGGCAAATCGAGTGGGCGAACGTGAGTGATTTTTTAAAATAG